The Anaerobranca gottschalkii DSM 13577 genome has a window encoding:
- a CDS encoding CBS domain-containing protein yields MKVKDLMKKDVITVEKEETVEKALQIMNNNNINGMPVVDSSGNLIGIVVKADIYRFLIEPGHYEVCPVDWVMTKEIVVVSPEDSLLTAAKTIRENDIIAVPVIEGTKVVGILSIEDIVDYCIKNFLM; encoded by the coding sequence ATGAAGGTTAAAGATTTGATGAAAAAGGACGTTATTACTGTAGAAAAGGAAGAAACGGTGGAAAAAGCTTTACAAATAATGAATAACAATAATATTAACGGCATGCCGGTAGTAGATAGCTCAGGGAACTTAATTGGAATAGTCGTTAAAGCAGATATTTATAGATTTTTAATCGAACCTGGTCATTACGAGGTTTGCCCTGTAGATTGGGTGATGACTAAAGAAATAGTAGTTGTTTCACCGGAAGATTCCCTTTTAACTGCTGCTAAAACTATTAGGGAAAATGATATTATTGCAGTGCCAGTAATTGAAGGGACTAAGGTAGTGGGTATTTTATCTATAGAAGATATAGTTGATTATTGTATCAAAAATTTTTTGATGTAA
- a CDS encoding protein adenylyltransferase SelO, whose translation MAEKNIGWNFQNSYPSLPKIFYSVIKPTPVSNPKLAILNHNLGKDLGLDTEKLAQKEGIEILAGNSIPQGAFPIAQSYAGHQFGYFTMLGDGRAHLLGEHITPSGGRVDIQLKGSGKTPYSRGGDGRAALGPMLREYIISEGMYFLGIPTTRSLAVVITGEKVFREKELPGAILTRVASSHIRVGTFQYGARWGTLEELKALTDYTINRHFPEAFSSESPYRYFLDEVIRRQARLIASWQLIGFVHGVMNTDNMAISGETIDYGPCAFLDTYNPKTVFSSIDRHGRYAFMNQGKIGAWNLARFAETLLPLLDSDEGKALEIAQCSLDKYFQLFDSYWLNGMRKKLGLFNEEKEDKQLIHTLLDILEKYQGDYTNTFRALTLGDLQDELLQKQEFKYWYNKWQNRLRRQPQGKEEVERLMKSVNPSIIPRNHRVEEALEGAVERNDYSVMKNLLKALEKPYNYDENNDYYISPPPKGCPPYRTFCGT comes from the coding sequence ATGGCAGAAAAAAATATTGGATGGAATTTTCAAAATAGCTATCCATCTTTGCCTAAAATATTCTATAGTGTAATAAAACCAACTCCAGTTTCTAATCCCAAACTAGCTATACTTAACCATAATCTAGGGAAAGATCTAGGTTTAGATACTGAAAAGTTAGCCCAAAAAGAAGGGATAGAAATTTTAGCAGGAAACTCAATTCCCCAAGGAGCCTTTCCTATAGCCCAATCATATGCTGGTCATCAGTTTGGCTATTTTACTATGCTAGGAGATGGTCGGGCCCATCTCCTAGGAGAACATATTACTCCATCTGGGGGAAGGGTTGATATACAATTGAAAGGTTCAGGTAAAACCCCTTATTCTAGAGGGGGAGATGGAAGGGCTGCTTTAGGACCGATGTTAAGGGAATATATTATTAGTGAGGGAATGTATTTCTTAGGCATTCCTACTACAAGAAGCTTAGCTGTTGTTATTACTGGAGAAAAGGTATTTCGAGAAAAAGAATTACCTGGGGCAATTTTAACTAGGGTAGCTTCTAGTCACATAAGGGTTGGAACTTTTCAGTATGGAGCTAGGTGGGGAACATTAGAGGAGCTAAAAGCTTTAACAGACTATACAATAAACCGCCATTTTCCTGAAGCCTTTTCATCAGAATCACCTTACCGATACTTTTTAGATGAAGTGATAAGAAGGCAAGCAAGACTAATTGCCAGTTGGCAACTAATTGGCTTTGTCCATGGAGTGATGAATACTGACAATATGGCTATTAGTGGTGAAACTATTGATTATGGACCATGTGCTTTTTTAGATACTTATAACCCCAAAACTGTTTTTAGTTCAATAGATAGACATGGAAGGTATGCTTTTATGAATCAAGGGAAAATAGGGGCATGGAATTTGGCGAGATTTGCTGAGACATTATTACCTTTACTAGATTCCGATGAAGGTAAGGCTTTGGAAATTGCTCAATGCTCTTTAGATAAGTACTTCCAATTATTTGATAGTTATTGGCTTAATGGAATGAGGAAAAAGCTTGGATTATTCAATGAGGAAAAAGAAGATAAACAGTTAATCCATACTTTGTTGGATATTTTGGAAAAGTATCAAGGTGACTATACAAATACCTTTAGAGCATTGACTTTAGGGGATTTGCAAGATGAATTATTACAAAAACAGGAATTCAAATATTGGTATAATAAATGGCAAAATAGACTAAGGAGACAACCTCAAGGAAAAGAAGAAGTAGAAAGGTTAATGAAAAGTGTAAATCCAAGTATTATTCCCCGTAACCATAGAGTAGAAGAGGCTTTAGAAGGGGCGGTGGAAAGAAACGATTATTCTGTAATGAAAAATCTCCTTAAAGCTCTAGAAAAACCCTATAACTATGATGAAAATAACGACTATTATATTT